GCACTCAAGCGCGGATCGCGATTTAAAACACGTATTGCTGGCGGATGAGACGGTCTGTATTGGACCGGCTCCGTCCGTAAAAAGCTATCTGAACATCCCGGCTATCATTAGCGCTGCTGAAATCACCGGCGCGGTGGCAATTCACCCGGGCTATGGCTTCCTCTCTGAGAACGCCAACTTTGCTGAGCAGGTTGAACGTTCCGGCTTTATCTTCATCGGCCCAAAAGCCGACACCATCCGCCTGATGGGCGACAAAGTGTCCGCAATCACCGCCATGAAGAAAGCTGGCGTACCGACAGTCCCAGGCTCTGACGGCCCGCTGGGCGATGACATGGACGCTAACCGCGCTCATGCTAAACGCATCGGCTACCCGGTTATTATCAAAGCCTCCGGCGGCGGCGGCGGTCGCGGTATGCGCGTCGTGCGCAGCGATGCCGAACTGGCACAATCCATCTCCATGACCAAAGCGGAAGCGAAAGCAGCTTTCAACAACGACATGGTTTACATGGAGAAGTACCTGGAAAACCCACGTCACATCGAAATTCAGGTGCTGGCAGACGGTCAGGGTAACGCGATTTATCTGGCAGAACGTGACTGCTCCATGCAGCGTCGTCACCAGAAAGTCGTCGAAGAAGCACCAGCGCCGGGTATTACCCCGGAACTGCGTCGCTACATCGGCGAGCGTTGCGCCAAAGCGTGCGTTGATATCGGCTATCGCGGGGCGGGTACTTTCGAGTTCCTGTTCGAAAACGGCGAGTTCTACTTCATTGAGATGAACACCCGTATTCAGGTTGAACACCCGGTAACCGAAATGATCACCGGCGTTGACCTGATCAAAGAGCAGCTGCGCATCGCTGCTGGACAACCACTGTCCATCAAGCAGGACGAAGTTGTGGTTAAAGGCCATGCGGTAGAATGCCGTATCAACGCCGAAGACCCGAACACCTTCCTGCCAAGCCCGGGTAAAATCACGCGTTTCCACGCGCCGGGTGGCTTTGGTGTGCGCTGGGAGTCTCATATTTACGCAGGCTACACCGTACCTCCGTACTATGACTCAATGATCGGTAAGCTGATCTGCTATGGTGAAAACCGCGACGTAGCGATCGCCCGCATGAAAAACGCATTGCAGGAACTGATCATCGACGGTATCAAAACCAACGTCGATCTGCAGATCCGCATCATGAATGACGAGCATTTCCAGCACGGTGGAACCAATATCCACTATCTGGAGAAAAAACTCGGACTTCAGGAAAAGTAAGCGAGCGTTTACCGAAAAGGCCGGAAATTCCGGCCTTTTGTTTTTCTCCCCTCCCGCACGTGCCATAAGGTACAATCCCCGCTTTCTTTATCCACAAGGGACAAAAAATGGACGCTCGTTTTGTTCAGGCCCATAAAGAGGCGCGCTGGGCGCTGTGGCTGACCCTTTTATATCTTGCCTCATGGTTAGTGGCCGCTTACTTACCCGATTCCACGCTCGGTTTTACTGGCTTACCGCACTGGTTCGAAATGGCCTGCCTGCTAACGCCGCTGGTTTTTATCGTACTGTGCTGGGCGATGGTGAAGTTCATCTATCGCGACATTCCGTTGGAGGATGACGATGCAGCTTGAAGTTATTTTTCCGCTGGTCGCCTATCTGTTGGTGGTCTTCGGTCTTTCTGTTTATGCCATGCGTAAGAGAGTGACCGGCACCTTCCTGAATGAATATTTTCTTGGCAGCCGTTCGATGGGCGGCATCGTTTTAGCGATGACGCTGACAGCCACTTATATCAGTGCCAGTTCATTTATTGGCGGTCCCGGTGCTGCCTACAAATATGGGCTAGGTTGGGTGCTGCTGGCAATGATTCAGCTTCCGGCCGTCTGGCTCTCTCTGGGTATACTCGGCAAGAAATTCGCTATTCTGGCCCGTCGTTATAATGCCGTTACCCTCAACGATATGCTGTTTGCGCGCTACCAGAGCCGCCTGCTGGTGTGGCTGGCGAGCCTTAGCCTGCTGGTCGCCTTTGTCGGCGCAATGACCGTGCAGTTTATTGGCGGTGCGCGTTTGCTGGAAACCGCTGCGGGCATCCCTTACGAAACCGGTTTGCTGATTTTTGGCGTCAGTATCGCATTGTATACGGCGTTCGGCGGATTTCGCGCCAGCGTGCTGAACGACACCATGCAGGGCATGGTGATGCTGATTGGTACTATCGTTCTACTGGTCGGTGTCGTTCACGCTGCCGGTGGCCTGAGTAATGCGGTAGTAACCCTGCAAACCATCGATCCTAAACTGGTTTCGCCGCAGGGTGCTGATGACATTCTGTCACCCACGTTCATGACCTCATTCTGGGTACTGGTATGCTTTGGCGTCATTGGCCTGCCGCATACGGCGGTACGCTGCATCTCTTATAAAGACAGTAAAGCAGTGCACCGCGGCATTATCATCGGCACTATCGTGGTGGCGATCCTGATGTTTGGTATGCATCTGGCAGGTGCGTTGGGACGAGCGGTAATCCCTGACCTGACGGTACCGGATCTGGTTATCCCTACGCTGATGGTCAAAGTCTTGCCGCCGATAGCTGCCGGGATCTTCCTCGCGGCCCCCATGGCGGCGATCATGTCGACGATCAATGCCCAATTGCTGCAAAGTTCCGCTACGATCATTAAGGATCTGTATCTGAACCTTCGTCCGGAACAGCTGAAAAACGAAACCCGGCTGAAGCGCATGTCGGCAGTGATTACCCTGCTGCTGGGTGCATTATTGCTGCTGGCCGCCTGGAAACCGCCAGAGATGATTATCTGGCTTAACCTGCTGGCGTTTGGCGGACTGGAAGCCGTCTTCCTGTGGCCGCTGGTGCTGGGCCTGTACTGGGAGCGGGCAAACGCGGCGGGCGCATTGAGCGCAATGATTGTCGGCGGCGTACTTTATGCCGTACTCGCCACCTTTAACGTTCAGTACCTGGGCTTCCACCCGATTGTGCCCTCGTTACTGATAAGTTTGCTGGCTTTCCTGATTGGCAACCGTTTCGGTTCCGCCGT
The Citrobacter arsenatis DNA segment above includes these coding regions:
- a CDS encoding YhdT family protein; amino-acid sequence: MDARFVQAHKEARWALWLTLLYLASWLVAAYLPDSTLGFTGLPHWFEMACLLTPLVFIVLCWAMVKFIYRDIPLEDDDAA
- the panF gene encoding sodium/pantothenate symporter — protein: MQLEVIFPLVAYLLVVFGLSVYAMRKRVTGTFLNEYFLGSRSMGGIVLAMTLTATYISASSFIGGPGAAYKYGLGWVLLAMIQLPAVWLSLGILGKKFAILARRYNAVTLNDMLFARYQSRLLVWLASLSLLVAFVGAMTVQFIGGARLLETAAGIPYETGLLIFGVSIALYTAFGGFRASVLNDTMQGMVMLIGTIVLLVGVVHAAGGLSNAVVTLQTIDPKLVSPQGADDILSPTFMTSFWVLVCFGVIGLPHTAVRCISYKDSKAVHRGIIIGTIVVAILMFGMHLAGALGRAVIPDLTVPDLVIPTLMVKVLPPIAAGIFLAAPMAAIMSTINAQLLQSSATIIKDLYLNLRPEQLKNETRLKRMSAVITLLLGALLLLAAWKPPEMIIWLNLLAFGGLEAVFLWPLVLGLYWERANAAGALSAMIVGGVLYAVLATFNVQYLGFHPIVPSLLISLLAFLIGNRFGSAVPQAAILTTDK
- the accC gene encoding acetyl-CoA carboxylase biotin carboxylase subunit, which encodes MLDKIVIANRGEIALRILRACKELGIKTVAVHSSADRDLKHVLLADETVCIGPAPSVKSYLNIPAIISAAEITGAVAIHPGYGFLSENANFAEQVERSGFIFIGPKADTIRLMGDKVSAITAMKKAGVPTVPGSDGPLGDDMDANRAHAKRIGYPVIIKASGGGGGRGMRVVRSDAELAQSISMTKAEAKAAFNNDMVYMEKYLENPRHIEIQVLADGQGNAIYLAERDCSMQRRHQKVVEEAPAPGITPELRRYIGERCAKACVDIGYRGAGTFEFLFENGEFYFIEMNTRIQVEHPVTEMITGVDLIKEQLRIAAGQPLSIKQDEVVVKGHAVECRINAEDPNTFLPSPGKITRFHAPGGFGVRWESHIYAGYTVPPYYDSMIGKLICYGENRDVAIARMKNALQELIIDGIKTNVDLQIRIMNDEHFQHGGTNIHYLEKKLGLQEK